A window from Temnothorax longispinosus isolate EJ_2023e chromosome 1, Tlon_JGU_v1, whole genome shotgun sequence encodes these proteins:
- the Oatp26f gene encoding solute carrier organic anion transporter family member 4A1 isoform X2, translating into MRDKFTFSSGVPDMHETLSSFPEQFGDGPRKPEIKPEIPKETDRTADNLKCGWFWFKPIYLQKFRTAKWALFWLCWAGAMQGMVVNGFVNVVITTIERRFGLKSSETGLIAGGYDIASFLLLVPVSYLGGRAKASKPRYIGIGILALGIGSLLFASPHYLAGPYRGGQQTENTCQSVSNISSHSISCTDQSTVQAELEPYSGVYLTIFLVAQLLHGAGAAPFYTLGVTYLDENVSKKMSSVYLGVYYTMAIIGPALGYVVGGELLKIYTDFLTVDSSTIGLTSDSNVWIGAWWIGFLAAAVMCFVIAIPVLAFPAVLPGSEELAKDRVSEAHEKSTRSSTAATGEAFSKIRELPRALTELLGNPAFFMLNLAGASEGLLIAGFAAFLPKLIENQFSVSASSAALLMGLVTVPAGGGGTFLGGYLIKRLNLPCSDILKFCLLATTACIAFTLCFALNCPNLDFAGLTVPYQNITRKIALSLENTCNNGCGCSRSQFDPICGVDGITYYSPCHAGCYRETPINNVKVYTDCSCIHVPAMNLTSDDTGDVVQYEAINTTCASSCSYLWLFIVLAFCNMFMTFLCTMPALSSTLRVVRDDQRSFALGIQWIKVRILGTIPAPMVFGALIDDTCILWNETCDGRGACLVYDNYYMSRYMLALAFIGKAASLLFFFLAWWTYVPPSTRGIDQNSRQQTTATLMLSDTSQEVEIVPTAIA; encoded by the exons ATGAGGGACAAGTTCACATTCAGC TCGGGGGTGCCGGACATGCACGAGACCCTGTCTAGCTTCCCGGAACAGTTTGGGGACGGCCCGAGAAAACCGGAAATAAAGCCGGAAATTCCGAAGGAGACGGATAGAACCGCGGACAATCTGAAATGCGGTTGGTTTTGGTTCAAGCCAATTTACTTGCAGAAATTTCGCACTGCGAAATGGGCGCTTTTCTGGCTGTGCTGGGCCGGGGCGATGCAAG GGATGGTCGTGAACGGTTTTGTAAATGTCGTCATAACGACGATAGAAAGGAGATTCGGACTAAAGTCGTCGGAGACCGGCTTGATAGCGGGCGGATACGATATAGCCAGCTTCCTTCTTCTCGTACCAGTGAGCTATCTCGGCGGCCGCGCAAAGGCATCGAAGCCAAG GTATATCGGCATAGGAATTCTAGCCTTAGGTATAGGTAGCCTGCTGTTTGCGTCTCCGCATTATCTTGCCGGACCATATAGAGGGGGTCAGCAAACAGAGAACACATGCCAAAGTGTCAGCAATATATCGAGCCACTCG ATATCCTGCACGGATCAATCTACCGTACAAGCGGAGCTAGAGCCTTACAGTGGCGTGTACTTAACCATATTTCTGGTAGCTCAGCTGTTACATGGCGCCGGTGCGGCACCCTTTTATACCCTCGGAGTTACGTATCTAGACGAAAATGTTTCGAAGAAAATGTCTTCGGTGTATCTAG GTGTTTACTATACCATGGCCATAATAGGACCAGCATTAGGCTACGTTGTCGGTGGCGAACtactgaaaatttatacagACTTTCTTACGGTGGATTCTTCAAc GATTGGGTTAACTTCTGATAGTAATGTCTGGATTGGTGCATGGTGGATCGGTTTTTTGGCAGCGGCTGTCATGTGCTTCGTCATCGCGATACCGGTTTTGGCGTTCCCGGCAGTTTTACCCG GATCGGAGGAACTAGCCAAGGATAGGGTGTCAGAAGCGCACGAGAAGTCGACTCGATCTTCCACCGCGGCGACGGGGGAAGCGTTTTCCAAGATACGAGAGCTGCCGCGCGCTTTGACCGAATTACTTGGAAATCCGGCATTTTTTATGCTGAACCTGGCAGGTGCCAGTGAAGGGTTGCTGATCGCCGGATTTGCCGCTTTCCTACCGAAACTGATTGAAAATCAATTCAGCGTCAGTGCCAGTTCGGCCGCGTTGCTGATGG GATTGGTGACTGTACCGGCGGGAGGCGGCGGTACTTTTCTCGGCGGCTATTTGATAAAACGTTTAAACTTGCCCTGCTCTgacattttgaaattttgtttgCTGGCTACAACCGCTTGCATCGCTTTCACGCTGTGTTTTGCTTTAAACTGCCCGAACTTAGACTTTGCCGGATTGACTGTTCCTTATCAGAACATCACGAG AAAGATCGCGTTATCTCTCGAAAACACCTGCAATAACGGCTGCGGCTGCTCCAGATCGCAATTCGACCCTATATGCGGTGTCGATGGAATCACGTACTACTCGCCCTGTCATGCTGGCTGTTATCGGGAAACGCCGATAAACAATGTCaaa GTATACACGGATTGTAGCTGTATACACGTGCCGGCGATGAATTTGACGAGCGACGATACCGGCGACGTTGTCCAGTACGAGGCTATCAATACTACCTGCGCGAGTTCATGCTCGTATCTGTGGCTGTTTATCGTCCTGGCGTTTTGTAATATGTTCATGACTTTTCTCTGCACAATGCCGGCGCTCTCGTCAACGTTGAGGGTCGTGCGCGACGATCAGCGATCGTTCGCTTTAGGCATACAGTGGATCAAGGTTCGGATTTTAGGAACGATACCGGCACCTATGGTGTTTGGCGCTCTTATAGATGACACTTGCATCTTGTGGAACGAGACGTGCGATGGCAGAGGGGCTTGCCTCGTATATGACAATTATTACATGAGCAG ATACATGCTCGCACTGGCATTTATTGGGAAAGCGGCTTCGCtgctcttcttcttcttggcATGGTGGACGTACGTTCCGCCGAGCACCAGAGGCATCGATCAGAATTCTCGGCAGCAAACGACGGCTACTTTAATGCTAAGTGACACTTCACAAGAAGTTGAAATAGTACCAACTGCGATAGCGTAA
- the Oatp26f gene encoding solute carrier organic anion transporter family member 4A1 isoform X3 — protein MVVNGFVNVVITTIERRFGLKSSETGLIAGGYDIASFLLLVPVSYLGGRAKASKPRYIGIGILALGIGSLLFASPHYLAGPYRGGQQTENTCQSVSNISSHSISCTDQSTVQAELEPYSGVYLTIFLVAQLLHGAGAAPFYTLGVTYLDENVSKKMSSVYLGVYYTMAIIGPALGYVVGGELLKIYTDFLTVDSSTIGLTSDSNVWIGAWWIGFLAAAVMCFVIAIPVLAFPAVLPGSEELAKDRVSEAHEKSTRSSTAATGEAFSKIRELPRALTELLGNPAFFMLNLAGASEGLLIAGFAAFLPKLIENQFSVSASSAALLMGLVTVPAGGGGTFLGGYLIKRLNLPCSDILKFCLLATTACIAFTLCFALNCPNLDFAGLTVPYQNITRKIALSLENTCNNGCGCSRSQFDPICGVDGITYYSPCHAGCYRETPINNVKVYTDCSCIHVPAMNLTSDDTGDVVQYEAINTTCASSCSYLWLFIVLAFCNMFMTFLCTMPALSSTLRVVRDDQRSFALGIQWIKVRILGTIPAPMVFGALIDDTCILWNETCDGRGACLVYDNYYMSRYMLALAFIGKAASLLFFFLAWWTYVPPSTRGIDQNSRQQTTATLMLSDTSQEVEIVPTAIA, from the exons ATGGTCGTGAACGGTTTTGTAAATGTCGTCATAACGACGATAGAAAGGAGATTCGGACTAAAGTCGTCGGAGACCGGCTTGATAGCGGGCGGATACGATATAGCCAGCTTCCTTCTTCTCGTACCAGTGAGCTATCTCGGCGGCCGCGCAAAGGCATCGAAGCCAAG GTATATCGGCATAGGAATTCTAGCCTTAGGTATAGGTAGCCTGCTGTTTGCGTCTCCGCATTATCTTGCCGGACCATATAGAGGGGGTCAGCAAACAGAGAACACATGCCAAAGTGTCAGCAATATATCGAGCCACTCG ATATCCTGCACGGATCAATCTACCGTACAAGCGGAGCTAGAGCCTTACAGTGGCGTGTACTTAACCATATTTCTGGTAGCTCAGCTGTTACATGGCGCCGGTGCGGCACCCTTTTATACCCTCGGAGTTACGTATCTAGACGAAAATGTTTCGAAGAAAATGTCTTCGGTGTATCTAG GTGTTTACTATACCATGGCCATAATAGGACCAGCATTAGGCTACGTTGTCGGTGGCGAACtactgaaaatttatacagACTTTCTTACGGTGGATTCTTCAAc GATTGGGTTAACTTCTGATAGTAATGTCTGGATTGGTGCATGGTGGATCGGTTTTTTGGCAGCGGCTGTCATGTGCTTCGTCATCGCGATACCGGTTTTGGCGTTCCCGGCAGTTTTACCCG GATCGGAGGAACTAGCCAAGGATAGGGTGTCAGAAGCGCACGAGAAGTCGACTCGATCTTCCACCGCGGCGACGGGGGAAGCGTTTTCCAAGATACGAGAGCTGCCGCGCGCTTTGACCGAATTACTTGGAAATCCGGCATTTTTTATGCTGAACCTGGCAGGTGCCAGTGAAGGGTTGCTGATCGCCGGATTTGCCGCTTTCCTACCGAAACTGATTGAAAATCAATTCAGCGTCAGTGCCAGTTCGGCCGCGTTGCTGATGG GATTGGTGACTGTACCGGCGGGAGGCGGCGGTACTTTTCTCGGCGGCTATTTGATAAAACGTTTAAACTTGCCCTGCTCTgacattttgaaattttgtttgCTGGCTACAACCGCTTGCATCGCTTTCACGCTGTGTTTTGCTTTAAACTGCCCGAACTTAGACTTTGCCGGATTGACTGTTCCTTATCAGAACATCACGAG AAAGATCGCGTTATCTCTCGAAAACACCTGCAATAACGGCTGCGGCTGCTCCAGATCGCAATTCGACCCTATATGCGGTGTCGATGGAATCACGTACTACTCGCCCTGTCATGCTGGCTGTTATCGGGAAACGCCGATAAACAATGTCaaa GTATACACGGATTGTAGCTGTATACACGTGCCGGCGATGAATTTGACGAGCGACGATACCGGCGACGTTGTCCAGTACGAGGCTATCAATACTACCTGCGCGAGTTCATGCTCGTATCTGTGGCTGTTTATCGTCCTGGCGTTTTGTAATATGTTCATGACTTTTCTCTGCACAATGCCGGCGCTCTCGTCAACGTTGAGGGTCGTGCGCGACGATCAGCGATCGTTCGCTTTAGGCATACAGTGGATCAAGGTTCGGATTTTAGGAACGATACCGGCACCTATGGTGTTTGGCGCTCTTATAGATGACACTTGCATCTTGTGGAACGAGACGTGCGATGGCAGAGGGGCTTGCCTCGTATATGACAATTATTACATGAGCAG ATACATGCTCGCACTGGCATTTATTGGGAAAGCGGCTTCGCtgctcttcttcttcttggcATGGTGGACGTACGTTCCGCCGAGCACCAGAGGCATCGATCAGAATTCTCGGCAGCAAACGACGGCTACTTTAATGCTAAGTGACACTTCACAAGAAGTTGAAATAGTACCAACTGCGATAGCGTAA
- the Oatp26f gene encoding solute carrier organic anion transporter family member 4A1 isoform X1 translates to MTGIYNLGYDGVEPTSGVPDMHETLSSFPEQFGDGPRKPEIKPEIPKETDRTADNLKCGWFWFKPIYLQKFRTAKWALFWLCWAGAMQGMVVNGFVNVVITTIERRFGLKSSETGLIAGGYDIASFLLLVPVSYLGGRAKASKPRYIGIGILALGIGSLLFASPHYLAGPYRGGQQTENTCQSVSNISSHSISCTDQSTVQAELEPYSGVYLTIFLVAQLLHGAGAAPFYTLGVTYLDENVSKKMSSVYLGVYYTMAIIGPALGYVVGGELLKIYTDFLTVDSSTIGLTSDSNVWIGAWWIGFLAAAVMCFVIAIPVLAFPAVLPGSEELAKDRVSEAHEKSTRSSTAATGEAFSKIRELPRALTELLGNPAFFMLNLAGASEGLLIAGFAAFLPKLIENQFSVSASSAALLMGLVTVPAGGGGTFLGGYLIKRLNLPCSDILKFCLLATTACIAFTLCFALNCPNLDFAGLTVPYQNITRKIALSLENTCNNGCGCSRSQFDPICGVDGITYYSPCHAGCYRETPINNVKVYTDCSCIHVPAMNLTSDDTGDVVQYEAINTTCASSCSYLWLFIVLAFCNMFMTFLCTMPALSSTLRVVRDDQRSFALGIQWIKVRILGTIPAPMVFGALIDDTCILWNETCDGRGACLVYDNYYMSRYMLALAFIGKAASLLFFFLAWWTYVPPSTRGIDQNSRQQTTATLMLSDTSQEVEIVPTAIA, encoded by the exons TCGGGGGTGCCGGACATGCACGAGACCCTGTCTAGCTTCCCGGAACAGTTTGGGGACGGCCCGAGAAAACCGGAAATAAAGCCGGAAATTCCGAAGGAGACGGATAGAACCGCGGACAATCTGAAATGCGGTTGGTTTTGGTTCAAGCCAATTTACTTGCAGAAATTTCGCACTGCGAAATGGGCGCTTTTCTGGCTGTGCTGGGCCGGGGCGATGCAAG GGATGGTCGTGAACGGTTTTGTAAATGTCGTCATAACGACGATAGAAAGGAGATTCGGACTAAAGTCGTCGGAGACCGGCTTGATAGCGGGCGGATACGATATAGCCAGCTTCCTTCTTCTCGTACCAGTGAGCTATCTCGGCGGCCGCGCAAAGGCATCGAAGCCAAG GTATATCGGCATAGGAATTCTAGCCTTAGGTATAGGTAGCCTGCTGTTTGCGTCTCCGCATTATCTTGCCGGACCATATAGAGGGGGTCAGCAAACAGAGAACACATGCCAAAGTGTCAGCAATATATCGAGCCACTCG ATATCCTGCACGGATCAATCTACCGTACAAGCGGAGCTAGAGCCTTACAGTGGCGTGTACTTAACCATATTTCTGGTAGCTCAGCTGTTACATGGCGCCGGTGCGGCACCCTTTTATACCCTCGGAGTTACGTATCTAGACGAAAATGTTTCGAAGAAAATGTCTTCGGTGTATCTAG GTGTTTACTATACCATGGCCATAATAGGACCAGCATTAGGCTACGTTGTCGGTGGCGAACtactgaaaatttatacagACTTTCTTACGGTGGATTCTTCAAc GATTGGGTTAACTTCTGATAGTAATGTCTGGATTGGTGCATGGTGGATCGGTTTTTTGGCAGCGGCTGTCATGTGCTTCGTCATCGCGATACCGGTTTTGGCGTTCCCGGCAGTTTTACCCG GATCGGAGGAACTAGCCAAGGATAGGGTGTCAGAAGCGCACGAGAAGTCGACTCGATCTTCCACCGCGGCGACGGGGGAAGCGTTTTCCAAGATACGAGAGCTGCCGCGCGCTTTGACCGAATTACTTGGAAATCCGGCATTTTTTATGCTGAACCTGGCAGGTGCCAGTGAAGGGTTGCTGATCGCCGGATTTGCCGCTTTCCTACCGAAACTGATTGAAAATCAATTCAGCGTCAGTGCCAGTTCGGCCGCGTTGCTGATGG GATTGGTGACTGTACCGGCGGGAGGCGGCGGTACTTTTCTCGGCGGCTATTTGATAAAACGTTTAAACTTGCCCTGCTCTgacattttgaaattttgtttgCTGGCTACAACCGCTTGCATCGCTTTCACGCTGTGTTTTGCTTTAAACTGCCCGAACTTAGACTTTGCCGGATTGACTGTTCCTTATCAGAACATCACGAG AAAGATCGCGTTATCTCTCGAAAACACCTGCAATAACGGCTGCGGCTGCTCCAGATCGCAATTCGACCCTATATGCGGTGTCGATGGAATCACGTACTACTCGCCCTGTCATGCTGGCTGTTATCGGGAAACGCCGATAAACAATGTCaaa GTATACACGGATTGTAGCTGTATACACGTGCCGGCGATGAATTTGACGAGCGACGATACCGGCGACGTTGTCCAGTACGAGGCTATCAATACTACCTGCGCGAGTTCATGCTCGTATCTGTGGCTGTTTATCGTCCTGGCGTTTTGTAATATGTTCATGACTTTTCTCTGCACAATGCCGGCGCTCTCGTCAACGTTGAGGGTCGTGCGCGACGATCAGCGATCGTTCGCTTTAGGCATACAGTGGATCAAGGTTCGGATTTTAGGAACGATACCGGCACCTATGGTGTTTGGCGCTCTTATAGATGACACTTGCATCTTGTGGAACGAGACGTGCGATGGCAGAGGGGCTTGCCTCGTATATGACAATTATTACATGAGCAG ATACATGCTCGCACTGGCATTTATTGGGAAAGCGGCTTCGCtgctcttcttcttcttggcATGGTGGACGTACGTTCCGCCGAGCACCAGAGGCATCGATCAGAATTCTCGGCAGCAAACGACGGCTACTTTAATGCTAAGTGACACTTCACAAGAAGTTGAAATAGTACCAACTGCGATAGCGTAA